A genome region from Pangasianodon hypophthalmus isolate fPanHyp1 chromosome 11, fPanHyp1.pri, whole genome shotgun sequence includes the following:
- the kng1 gene encoding kininogen-1: MKGQRIWVILALTWLFCSGSYADEETRLQCDDPNVQDVVTSVLLTHNKDLTEGNQLALYQILEAKKARNESGEVLSLHFTARESDCAAGGDKLWQECDYLQDSSKLLRHCRTRLLLKETNEIFAHHCSVEPPIIAEPRPPCLGCPEKIDVESEDIEESLSYSISKANIQNKHTHHFLLKSVALATRQVIAGFRYRLQFDMQKSNCSKEDFKDITEECHLDPAEPAFINCNSTVDVAPWRHELPDTSVKCEPGPLRTSFVTRRRPPGWSPLRNIHDFQVKPKKKESSEESHEGKTSSGTPPNRQNPQPSQPIAVVLTPSNGTSFNCPSKPWKVFVVQIVGSRPAPPPPRPDHNDPVQHG; the protein is encoded by the exons ATGAAAGGACAAAGAATTTGGGTGATTTTGGCCTTAACGTGGCTTTTTTGCTCCGGATCATATGCGGATGAGGAGACCAGGCTTCAGTGTGATGATCCAAATGTGCAAGATGTTGTGACTTCAGTTCTTTTAACACATAATAAAGATTTAACTGAAGGAAACCAGCTGGCTCTGTATCAAATCCTTGAGGCTAAAAAG GCCCGGAATGAATCAGGGGAAGTTCTTTCACTACATTTTACAGCAAGGGAATCTGACTGTGCAGCAGGAGGAGACAAACTCTGGCAGGAATGTGACTACCTGCAGGATTCATCAAAG CTGCTCAGACATTGTCGTACAAGACTCCTGCTGAAAGAAACAAACGAGATCTTTGCACATCACTGTTCAG TGGAGCCCCCTATCATTGCAGAGCCACGTCCCCCGTGTCTGGGCTGCCCTGAGAAGATCGATGTGGAAAGTGAGGACATTGAGGAGTCTCTGAGTTACTCCATCTCCAAAGCCAACATACAGAACAAGCACACGCATCATTTCCTCCTCAAATCTGTTGCCTTGGCCACGAGACAG GTGATAGCCGGATTCAGATATCGGCTCCAGTTTGACATGCAGAAAAGTAACTGCTCTAAAGAAGACTTTAAGGACATTACTGAGGAGTGCCACCTAGACCCTGCAGAGCCG GCATTCATCAACTGCAACTCGACTGTGGATGTGGCCCCGTGGAGACATGAGCTCCCTGACACTAGCGTGAAATGTGAACCGGGACCTTTACGAACG agctttgtaacacgTAGACGTCCTCCTGGCTGGAGCCCACTGAGGAACATTCACGACTTTCAGGTCAAAcctaaaaaaaaggaatcatCTGAAGAATCTCACGAAGGCAAAACATCGAGTGGCACTCCTCCAAATAGGCAAAACCCTCAGCCCTCTCAGCCCATAGCTGTGGTGCTCACACCTAGTAATGGCACTTCCTTTAACTGTCCCAGCAAACCATGGAAAGTTTTTGTTGTGCAAATTGTTGGTTCTcgtcctgctcctcctcctcctcgtcctgaTCATAATGACCCAGTGCAGCACGGTTAA